A section of the Thermoproteales archaeon genome encodes:
- a CDS encoding 50S ribosomal protein L37ae: MGRTKVVGSAGRFGARYGSTLRKRVRNIEAKMRAPHRCPRCRIPGKLKRISIGIWQCRKCGYTFAGGAWVPKTALGKTFAPEELKQIGLA, translated from the coding sequence ATGGGTCGTACTAAAGTCGTCGGAAGCGCGGGCAGATTCGGCGCTAGATATGGTTCAACACTAAGAAAAAGAGTAAGAAATATAGAGGCGAAAATGCGTGCTCCACACCGGTGTCCTCGCTGCCGAATACCTGGTAAGCTTAAAAGAATCAGTATTGGAATTTGGCAATGCAGAAAGTGCGGCTATACCTTCGCTGGAGGCGCATGGGTACCCAAAACAGCGCTTGGTAAAACTTTTGCTCCTGAAGAACTTAAACAAATTGGGTTGGCGTGA
- a CDS encoding exosome complex protein Rrp42, translated as MSSKSELIIPKIKKETILSLLRKDKRIDDRGLDDYREIEITTNLIGKANGSAIVKLGDTTVITGVKVQLDRPFPDTPEKGIQIVNAELIPLASPIFEPGPPGEEDVELSRVIDRGLRSSEMIKLDELVLIPGEKVWAVFVDIYALDHGGNLIDASALASVAALLTTQYNKVEVEDDNIIVTDEKINLPIGNIPVFVTIAKIGDKLIVDPSYEEELVMDARITFVIDENESITGIQKGNPGVFTYGEIMEAKNIAIRVSKKLREKLASITKDL; from the coding sequence GTGAGCAGTAAAAGCGAGCTAATCATACCGAAGATAAAAAAGGAAACCATTCTTTCATTGCTACGCAAAGATAAGAGAATAGATGACAGAGGATTGGATGACTACAGAGAAATAGAGATAACAACGAACCTAATAGGTAAAGCTAACGGATCTGCAATTGTTAAACTTGGAGATACTACTGTAATCACTGGAGTGAAAGTCCAGCTAGACCGCCCATTCCCAGATACTCCGGAAAAGGGGATACAAATTGTTAATGCCGAACTTATACCTTTAGCTTCACCTATATTTGAGCCTGGTCCGCCGGGCGAAGAAGACGTTGAGTTATCAAGAGTCATCGATAGAGGTCTTAGAAGTTCTGAAATGATAAAATTAGATGAGCTTGTGCTGATTCCAGGAGAGAAAGTTTGGGCTGTTTTCGTGGATATTTACGCATTAGATCACGGCGGTAATTTAATCGATGCATCCGCCCTAGCATCTGTGGCTGCCCTTCTCACAACTCAATATAATAAAGTGGAAGTAGAGGATGATAATATCATCGTAACAGATGAGAAAATTAATCTTCCAATAGGAAATATACCTGTATTTGTTACTATTGCAAAAATCGGCGATAAGCTGATTGTAGATCCTTCTTATGAAGAAGAATTAGTCATGGATGCCAGAATAACGTTCGTTATTGACGAAAACGAATCAATAACAGGTATACAGAAAGGAAATCCAGGCGTATTTACCTATGGAGAAATAATGGAGGCAAAAAACATTGCAATTCGAGTTTCTAAAAAGCTTAGAGAAAAATTAGCGAGCATAACTAAAGATTTATAA